A genome region from Rattus norvegicus strain BN/NHsdMcwi chromosome 17, GRCr8, whole genome shotgun sequence includes the following:
- the Zmynd11 gene encoding zinc finger MYND domain-containing protein 11 isoform X13, producing the protein MGTYLRFIVSRMKERAIDLNKKGKDSKHPMYRRLVHSAVDVPTIQEKVNEGKYRSYEEFKADAQLLLHNTVIFYGADSEQADIARMLYKDTCHELDELQLCKNCFYLSNARPDNWFCYPCIPNHELVWAKMKGFGFWPAKVMQKEDNQVDVRFFGHHHQRAWIPSENIQDITVNVHRLHVKRSMGWKKACDELELHQRFLREGRFWKSKNEDRGEEEAESSISSTSNEQLKATQEPRAKKGRRNQSVEPKKEVSCPPHSVQVAVERGKSLKVRSRQSSNIRQVKAQSPDSCRCGLLLDQHASAQSPSPEPEPETEAVSSSQEIPTMPQPIERVSVSTQTKKLSASSPRMLHRSTQTASDGVCQSMCHDKYTKIFNDFKDRMKSDHKRETERVVREALEKLRSEMEEEKRQAVNKAVANMQGEMDRKCKQVKEKCKEEFVEEIKKLAAQHKQLISQTKKKQWCYNCEEEAMYHCCWNTSYCSIKCQQEHWHAEHKRTCRRKR; encoded by the exons AAGGTGAATGAGGGGAAGTACCGGAGTTATGAGGAGTTCAAGGCTGACGCACAGCTGCTTCTCCACAACACAGTGATCTTCTATGGAG CAGACAGTGAGCAAGCGGACATTGCAAGGATGCTCTATAAAGACACGTGTCATGAG CTGGACGAGCTGCAGCTTTGCAAGAACTGCTTCTACCTGTCAAACGCACGGCCCGACAACTGGTTCTGCTACCCTTGC ATACCTAATCATGAGCTGGTTTGGGCTAAAATGAAAGGTTTTGGGTTTTGGCCAGCCAAAGTCATGCAGAAAGAAGACAATCAAGTTGATGTTCGCTTCTTTGGCCATCACCACCAGAG GGCCTGGATTCCTTCTGAAAACATTCAGGACATCACAGTCAATGTTCACCGACTGCATGTGAAGCGCAGCATGGGCTGGAAAAAGGCCTGTGATGAGCTGGAGCTGCATCAGCGGTTCCTCCGTGAAGGGAGGTTCTGGAAGTCTAAGAATGAGGACCGAGGTGAGGAAGAGGCAGAATCCAGTATCTCCTCCACCAGTAATGAACAG CTGAAGGCCACTCAAGAGCCAAGAGCAAAGAAAGGACGACGTAATCAGAGTGTGGAGCCCAAAAAGGAAGTAAGTTGCCCGCCTCACAGTGTCCAGGTGGCAGTCGAAAGAGGAAAGAGTCTCAAAGTACGCTCAAGACAGTCAAGTAATATCCGTCAAGTTAAGGCCCAGTCTCCCGACTCCTGTCGTTGTGGACTGCTGCTCGACCAGCACGCGAGTGCACAGTCTCCATCCCCA GAACCAGAGCCAGAAACGGAAGCAGTAAGTTCCAGCCAGGAAATCCCCACAATGCCTCAGCCAATTGAGAGGGTGTCAGTGTCAACCCAGACCAAGAAGTTAAGTGCCTCTTCCCCAAGAATGCTGCACCGAAGCACTCAGACGGCGAGCGATGGCGTCTGTCAGAGCATGTGCCACGACAAGTACACCAAAATTTTTAATGACTTTAAAGACAGGATGAAGTCGGACCACAAGCGTGAAACAGAGAGAGTGGTGCGGGAAGCGCTGGAAAAG TTGCGTTCtgaaatggaagaagaaaaaagacaagcTGTAAATAAAGCTGTAGCCAACATGCAGGGTGAGATGGACAGAAAGTGTAAGCAGGTGAAGGAAAAGTGCAAGGAAGAATTTGTAGAGGAGATCAAGAAGCTAGCGGCCCAGCACAAGCAGCTCATTTCTCAGACCAAGAAGAAGCAGTGG TGCTACAACTGTGAGGAGGAGGCCATGTACCACTGCTGCTGGAACACGTCCTACTGCTCCATCAAGTGCCAGCAGGAGCACTGGCACGCAGAGCACAAGCGCACCTGCCGCCGGAAGAGATGA